One genomic window of Brevundimonas vesicularis includes the following:
- the fba gene encoding class II fructose-bisphosphate aldolase (catalyzes the reversible aldol condensation of dihydroxyacetonephosphate and glyceraldehyde 3-phosphate in the Calvin cycle, glycolysis, and/or gluconeogenesis) yields MARITLRQLLDHAAENDYGLPAYNINNMEQGLAIMEAAHEVNAPVIIQASRGARNYANDIVLAKLIDALAELYPHIPVCMHQDHGNGPATCATAIQYGFTSVMMDGSLEEDAKTPASYEYNVDVTRRVTEMAHACGVSVEGELGVLGSLETGMGEAEDGHGFEGKLDHSQLLTDPDQAVDFVAATKVDALAIAMGTSHGAYKFTRQPDGEVLAMNVIEEIHRRLPNTHLVMHGSSSVPQDLQDIINQYGGEMPQTWGVPVEEIQRGIKHGVRKVNIDTDNRMAITGAIRKALMEKPGEFDPRYYLKPAKEAMKKLCMERYQQFGCEGQASKIRPLSTAQMAKRYASGDLDPSFRGASVKAA; encoded by the coding sequence ATGGCGCGCATCACGCTGCGACAGCTGCTCGACCACGCGGCAGAGAACGATTACGGCCTGCCCGCTTACAACATCAACAATATGGAACAGGGTCTGGCGATCATGGAGGCGGCCCATGAGGTCAACGCCCCCGTCATCATCCAGGCTTCGCGCGGCGCCCGGAACTACGCCAACGACATCGTTCTGGCCAAGCTGATCGACGCCCTGGCCGAGCTCTATCCGCATATCCCGGTCTGCATGCACCAGGACCATGGCAACGGCCCGGCGACCTGCGCCACCGCCATCCAGTACGGCTTCACCAGCGTGATGATGGACGGCTCGCTGGAGGAAGACGCCAAGACCCCTGCCAGCTATGAATACAACGTCGACGTCACCCGTCGCGTCACCGAAATGGCCCACGCCTGCGGCGTTTCGGTCGAGGGTGAACTGGGCGTGCTGGGTTCGCTGGAGACCGGAATGGGCGAGGCCGAAGACGGCCACGGCTTCGAGGGCAAGCTGGACCACTCGCAGCTATTGACCGACCCGGATCAGGCCGTCGACTTCGTCGCCGCCACCAAGGTCGACGCCCTCGCCATCGCCATGGGCACCAGCCACGGCGCCTACAAGTTCACACGTCAGCCGGATGGCGAAGTCCTGGCCATGAACGTGATCGAGGAAATCCACCGCCGCCTGCCCAATACCCATCTGGTGATGCACGGCTCGTCGTCGGTGCCGCAGGATCTGCAGGACATCATCAACCAGTACGGCGGCGAAATGCCCCAGACCTGGGGTGTTCCGGTCGAGGAAATCCAGCGCGGCATCAAGCACGGCGTGCGCAAGGTCAACATCGACACCGACAACCGCATGGCCATCACCGGCGCCATCCGTAAGGCCCTGATGGAGAAGCCGGGCGAGTTCGACCCGCGCTACTATCTGAAGCCCGCCAAGGAGGCGATGAAGAAGCTCTGCATGGAGCGCTACCAGCAGTTCGGCTGCGAGGGTCAGGCCTCCAAGATCCGCCCGCTTTCCACCGCCCAGATGGCCAAGCGCTACGCCTCGGGCGACCTGGATCCGTCCTTCCGCGGCGCATCGGTCAAGGCCGCCTAG
- the gap gene encoding type I glyceraldehyde-3-phosphate dehydrogenase translates to MTVRVAINGFGRIGRLVLRSIIEHGRTDIEVVAINDLGPVETNAHLFRYDSVHGRFPGTVTSGEDWIDVGTGKIKVTAERDPANLPHAELKVDIAFECTGIFTSKDKASAHLKAGAKRVLVSAPADNADKTIVYKVNHETLTADDIVVSNGSCTTNALAPVAKVLNDLFGIERGYMTTIHSYTGDQPTLDTMHKDLYRARAAALSMIPTSTGAAKALGLVLPELKGKLDGSSIRVPTPNVSVVDLKVVAGREVTVEEINAALQAAANGPMKGVLFTTTDPLVSHDLNHIAASSTAALPQTQVVDGKLARVLSWYDNEWGFATRMSDTALQMAKFL, encoded by the coding sequence ATGACCGTCCGCGTCGCCATCAACGGCTTCGGCCGCATCGGCCGTCTCGTCCTTCGCTCGATCATCGAGCATGGCCGCACGGACATCGAGGTGGTGGCGATCAACGACTTGGGTCCGGTCGAGACCAACGCCCACCTGTTCCGCTACGATTCGGTCCACGGCCGCTTCCCCGGCACTGTAACCTCGGGCGAGGATTGGATCGACGTCGGCACCGGCAAGATCAAGGTCACGGCCGAGCGTGATCCCGCCAATCTGCCGCACGCCGAGCTGAAGGTGGACATCGCCTTCGAATGCACCGGCATCTTCACCTCCAAGGACAAGGCCAGCGCCCACCTGAAGGCCGGCGCCAAGCGTGTCCTGGTTTCGGCGCCCGCCGACAACGCCGACAAGACCATCGTCTACAAGGTCAACCACGAGACCCTGACCGCCGACGACATCGTCGTGTCGAACGGCTCGTGCACCACCAACGCCCTGGCCCCCGTCGCCAAGGTGCTGAACGACCTGTTCGGCATCGAGCGCGGCTATATGACCACCATCCACTCCTACACCGGCGACCAGCCGACGCTGGATACGATGCATAAGGACCTGTACCGCGCCCGCGCCGCGGCCCTGTCCATGATCCCGACCTCGACCGGCGCCGCCAAGGCCTTGGGCCTTGTCCTGCCGGAACTGAAGGGCAAGCTGGACGGCTCTTCGATCCGCGTCCCGACGCCTAACGTCTCGGTCGTCGATCTGAAGGTCGTCGCCGGTCGCGAGGTCACGGTCGAAGAGATCAACGCGGCGCTTCAGGCGGCCGCCAACGGTCCGATGAAGGGCGTGTTGTTCACGACGACCGACCCGCTGGTCTCGCACGACCTGAACCACATCGCCGCCTCCTCCACCGCCGCCCTGCCCCAGACCCAGGTCGTCGACGGCAAGCTGGCCCGCGTGCTGAGCTGGTACGACAACGAATGGGGCTTCGCGACGCGCATGAGCGACACCGCCCTGCAGATGGCGAAGTTCCTGTAA
- a CDS encoding phosphoglycerate kinase, with protein MTFRTLDDAKDLAGKTALVRVDFNVPMEGGKVTDDTRLRVALPTIQRLRDAGAKVALLAHFDRPKGQRVPSMSLKPVVQPLEELLGAPVRFADDCIGPDAVDAIRDLDAGGVVLLENVRFHAAEEANDPVFAQKLADLGDLYVNDAFSAAHRAHASTEGVAHYIPAYAGESMRRELDALEAALGNPQKPVVGIVGGSKVSTKLDLLKNLVGKLDTLAIGGGMANTFLYAQGIDIGGSLAEKDMADTAREILAEAEAKGCHILLPVDVVVATEVKPGADARTVKTGEALATEDKILDAGPDTVARLNAAIDGSKTLIWNGPLGVFEVPPFDAATVAAAKHVAERTKAGALIAVAGGGDTVAAVGHAGVSADLTFVSTAGGAFLEWMEGKPLPGVEALRA; from the coding sequence ATGACCTTCCGCACCCTTGACGACGCCAAGGATCTCGCCGGCAAGACGGCTCTGGTCCGCGTGGACTTCAACGTCCCGATGGAGGGCGGCAAGGTCACCGACGACACCCGTTTGCGCGTCGCCCTGCCCACGATCCAGCGCCTGCGCGACGCGGGCGCCAAGGTCGCTCTTCTGGCCCACTTCGACCGCCCCAAGGGTCAGCGCGTTCCGTCGATGAGCCTGAAACCCGTCGTCCAGCCGCTGGAAGAACTGCTCGGCGCCCCCGTCCGCTTCGCCGACGACTGCATCGGCCCCGACGCCGTGGACGCCATCCGCGATCTGGACGCCGGCGGCGTGGTCCTGTTGGAGAACGTGCGGTTTCACGCGGCGGAAGAGGCCAATGATCCGGTCTTCGCCCAGAAGCTGGCGGACCTCGGCGACCTCTACGTCAACGACGCCTTCTCGGCCGCCCACCGCGCCCACGCCTCGACCGAAGGCGTCGCCCACTACATCCCGGCCTATGCCGGCGAATCCATGCGGCGCGAACTCGATGCGCTCGAGGCGGCGCTCGGCAATCCGCAGAAGCCCGTGGTCGGCATCGTCGGCGGCTCCAAGGTCTCGACCAAGCTGGACCTACTGAAGAACCTGGTCGGCAAGCTGGACACGCTGGCCATCGGCGGCGGCATGGCCAACACCTTCCTTTATGCGCAAGGGATCGATATCGGCGGCTCGCTGGCCGAAAAGGATATGGCGGACACGGCGCGCGAGATCTTGGCGGAAGCCGAAGCCAAGGGCTGCCACATCCTGCTGCCCGTCGATGTCGTGGTGGCGACCGAGGTCAAGCCCGGCGCCGACGCCCGCACCGTCAAGACAGGCGAAGCCCTAGCGACTGAAGACAAGATCCTGGACGCAGGCCCCGACACCGTCGCCCGCCTGAACGCCGCGATCGACGGCTCCAAGACCCTAATCTGGAACGGCCCGTTGGGCGTGTTCGAGGTGCCGCCCTTCGACGCCGCCACGGTGGCCGCAGCCAAGCACGTCGCCGAGCGGACCAAGGCCGGCGCCCTGATCGCGGTGGCGGGCGGCGGCGACACGGTGGCGGCCGTCGGTCATGCCGGCGTCAGCGCAGACCTGACCTTCGTGTCCACCGCCGGCGGCGCCTTCCTGGAATGGATGGAGGGCAAGCCCCTGCCCGGCGTCGAGGCCCTGCGCGCCTGA
- a CDS encoding DUF2799 domain-containing protein, with protein sequence MSKDECLAGAWGEKGYVDGSSGYPMTRLDDHTKACAKFQIAPNPAAYGSAREDGLRTYCTFRRGWEEGRAGNAYYGVCRPEEEQAFLPAYRDGRMLHEVEDAYDTAQDALNSAEARIENREDKLEAKERELRGEGLTDEERERIRDRIQEVRGEIRDARRNAREARDALDQAEWDVRRLRRELSGRYPV encoded by the coding sequence ATGAGCAAGGACGAATGCCTCGCCGGCGCCTGGGGCGAGAAGGGCTATGTGGACGGGTCGTCGGGCTATCCGATGACGCGACTGGACGACCATACAAAGGCCTGCGCCAAGTTTCAGATCGCACCCAATCCGGCCGCCTATGGCTCGGCGCGTGAGGATGGCTTGCGGACCTATTGCACCTTCCGGCGCGGCTGGGAGGAGGGGCGGGCGGGCAATGCCTATTACGGCGTTTGTCGGCCGGAGGAGGAGCAGGCGTTTCTACCGGCCTATCGTGACGGCCGAATGCTGCATGAGGTCGAGGATGCGTACGACACGGCGCAGGACGCGCTGAACAGTGCCGAGGCCCGGATCGAGAACCGCGAAGACAAGCTGGAGGCCAAGGAGCGTGAACTGCGCGGCGAAGGCCTGACGGACGAAGAGCGGGAGCGCATTCGTGACCGCATTCAAGAGGTCAGAGGCGAGATCCGGGATGCGCGTCGCAATGCCCGAGAGGCACGCGACGCGCTGGATCAGGCGGAATGGGACGTTCGACGGTTGCGGCGCGAACTGAGCGGCCGCTACCCGGTCTAA